The proteins below are encoded in one region of Rhinolophus sinicus isolate RSC01 linkage group LG07, ASM3656204v1, whole genome shotgun sequence:
- the PRDX3 gene encoding thioredoxin-dependent peroxide reductase, mitochondrial: MASAAGRLLRASVARHVSAIPWGISGSAALRPAASRRMCLTNVLWAGASQAKSAFSTSSSYHAPAVTQHAPYFKGTAVVKGEFKELSLDDFKGKYLVLFFYPLDFTFVCPTEIIAFSDKANEFRDANCEVVGVSVDSHFTHLAWINTPRKSGGLGHMNIALLSDLTKQISRDYGVLLEGPGLALRGLFIIDPNGVIKHLSVNDLPVGRSVEETLRLVKAFQFVEAHGEVCPANWTPDSPTIKPHPTASKEYFEKVNQ; encoded by the exons ATGGCGTCTGCGGCGGGAAGGTTGCTCCGTGCTTCG GTTGCCCGACATGTGAGCGCCATTCCTTGGGGCATCTCTGGGTCTGCAGCCCTTAGACCTGCTGCTTCTCGAAGAATGTGCTTGACAAATGTATTGTGGGCTGGTGCCAGTCAAGCAAAATCTGCCTTTAGCACCA GTTCCTCATACCATGCTCCTGCCGTCACCCAGCACGCGCCCTATTTTAAGGGTACAGCCGTTGTCAAAGGAGAGTTCAAAGAACTAAGCCTTGATGACTTTAAGGGGAAATATTTGGTGCTCTTCTTCTATCCTTTGGACTT CACCTTTGTGTGTCCTACAGAAATTATCGCTTTTAGTGACAAAGCCAATGAATTTCGTGATGCGAACTGTGAAGTCGTTGGGGTTTCCGTGGATTCCCACTTCACCCATCTGGCCTGGATAAACACTCCGAGGAAG AGTGGTGGTTTGGGCCACATGAACATCGCACTCTTGTCAGATTTGACTAAACAGATTTCCCGAGACTACGGTGTGCTGTTAGAAGGTCCTGGTCTTGCACTGAG AGGCCTCTTCATAATTGACCCCAATGGGGTCATCAAGCATTTGAGTGTGAACGATCTCCCTGTGGGCCGAAGTGTGGAGGAGACCCTCCGCCTGGTGAAGGCGTTCCAGTTCGTGGAAGCCCATGGAGAAGTCTGCCCAGCAAACTGGACGCCGGATTCTCCTACG atCAAGCCACATCCGACTGCTTCCAAAGAATACTTTGAGAAGGTAAATCAGTAG